From a single Lolium rigidum isolate FL_2022 chromosome 7, APGP_CSIRO_Lrig_0.1, whole genome shotgun sequence genomic region:
- the LOC124676336 gene encoding probable protein phosphatase 2C 40 encodes MSSSAAATPRQRHGSMTLEDLLRRELTAERADATGAARPVLAAGQAGRARKGEDYAMLKHGLERHPGASFSAFAMFDGHNGGAAAVYAKENLLRNVLGCVPQDLTRDEWLAALPRALVAGFVKTDKDFQTRAHSSGTTVTLVIIDGSVVTAASVGDSRCVLEADGSIYYLSADHRFDACGEEVGRVTECGGEVGRLNVIGGAEIGPLRCWPGGLCLSRSIGDQDVGEFIIAVPFVKQIKLSSAGGRLIISSDGVWDALTAEMAFNCARGLPPEAAADQIVKEAVEPKGLRDDTTCIVIDMMPPEKPKSTIHSRKKARNGFNLIKNIFFKKKASDSLSHADTEQTSEPDLVEEVFEDGCPSLLRWLDSEYPVRNMFKLFVCAICQVELETGQGISIHEGLSKPGKLSPWDGPFLCHSCQEKKEAMEGKRPSRDSSSRNSGSSE; translated from the exons atgtcgtcgtcggcggcggcgacgccgagGCAGCGCCACGGGAGCATGACGCTGGAGGACCTGCTGCGGCGGGAGCTGACGGCGGAGCGCGCCGACGCGACGGGGGCCGCGCGcccggtgctggcggcggggcAGGCCGGCCGGGCCCGGAAGGGCGAGGACTACGCCATGCTCAAGCACGGCCTCGAGCGCCACCCGGGCGCATCCTTCTCCGCCTTCGCC ATGTTCGACGGCCACAACGGGGGCGCCGCCGCGGTCTACGCCAAGGAGAACCTCCTCCGCAATGTGCTCGGCTGCGTCCCCCAAGATCTCACCAGGGACGAGTGGCTCGCCGCGCTGCCCAGGGCGCTCGTCGCGGGCTTCGTCAAGACCGACAAAGATTTCCAGACTAGAG CGCACTCTTCAGGGACGACCGTGACGCTCGTCATCATCGACGGCTCCGTCGTCACCGCCGCGTCGGTCGGCGATTCACGCTGTGTCCTTGAAGCTGACGGCTCGATTTACTACCTGTCCGCTGACCACCGCTTCGATGCTTGCGGAGAGGA AGTTGGACGCGTAACGGAGTGCGGAGGTGAAGTTGGAAGACTGAATGTTATTGGTGGAGCTGAG ATTGGGCCCCTTCGATGTTGGCCAGGTGGTTTATGCCTATCAAGATCAATTGGTGATCAGGATGTAGGTGAATTCATCATTGCTGTTCCTTTTGTGAAGCAGATCAAG CTATCTAGTGCTGGAGGTCGTCTTATTATTTCAAGTGACGGTGTTTGGGACGCCTTGACTGCGGAAATGGCTTTTAATTGCGCACGAGGGCTTCCACCAGAGGCTGCAGCAGACCAGATTGTCAAA GAAGCCGTAGAACCAAAAGGATTAAGAGATGATACAACTTGTATTGTTATTGACATGATGCCGCCAGAAAAACCGAAATCCACTATACATTCTCGAAAGAAGGCGCGGAATGGCTTTAATCTtatcaaaaatattttcttcaagaAAAAAGCATCAGACTCATTATCTCATGCTGATACGGAACAAACTTCCGAGCCTGACTTGGTGGAGGAAGTCTTTGAGGATGGATGCCCGTCGCTCTTAAGATG GCTAGACTCTGAGTATCCAGTCCGAAATATGTTCAAGCTTTTTGTATGCGCAATTTGTCAAGTAGAGTTAGAGACTGGTCAGGGCATATCAATACACGAGGGCTTGTCAAAGCCAGGAAAGCTGTCTCCCTGGGATGGTCCGTTCCTTTGTCACAGTTGTCAGGAGAAGAAAGAAGCAATGGAGGGAAAGCGTCCCTCACGAG ATTCCTCTTCCAGAAATAGCGGGTCAAGCGAGTAG